The Bernardetia litoralis DSM 6794 genome includes a window with the following:
- a CDS encoding tetratricopeptide repeat protein, translating to MEQLEEQFQNANSDSVKAHLKNQMAKIEIESKNYERGLLHAQQGFSSALQANAQTELTTSIIYFAHIYRGKNQFTSSLRWYLQALKNIEKTGNRKLLAETYQEIGEFYQEQEVAGKALEYLTKSNEIYEEMGETVHPKLLSDIAYAHLQIKNYDQSLAYYIAVLEIYNSQNDTEGKLETLRNLTDLYKIKGDYQKALDYNKQVLAIHKSKKDNNGTAVALNNVGFLNKFLGDYDKSLENFKQSLSFNPAKKPNTTTLTNIGVIYQVKGDYTNSLNYFTQALEAAKKNGNADEVAQVYNYLAAIYLLRRDFQNARAYTAEAIKLAKANKNSKVLTKSYRTMSEIYQHQNDYRNAYSYYGQYAVVRDSVSQTEKQELQKSLQRQIAFEKNEKELKLLLIDEEIQDLASKKKQLETDKRLQNLELELQDKKIQETTLQNIHLERQKTQQALLLTQQQLESEKKEQAIKDLEREQELKDLALKQEILEKGKQKEEIKSLELENQLKAEQIATKELAEKEEKLLRYILYGAIALALVIGLIILFAFFQKQKANKLLSEQNVRITKQKDQISTQNQALEEQKQEILSQNEELEQNQEEILSQRDYIEKKNSELEEQAIILVEKNNEVEESYQNLNTLSDIGREITASLHVEDISQTLYEKVNQLMPAEAFGVGIYEAAEKRIKFKGFIEKGSVLPDHFDAVNNKNYFSVQCLGKQETILINNLEKEYPKKYEAAKNIIGGLPKSLIYIPLSVDNYPIGVITVQSFEKNAYDEKKVALLSSLASYTAIAIDNAKAYNTIQNKNRNITDSIRYAQTIQQAVLPSHERMSQYLADYFVLFRPKDIVSGDFYWFSHIDNYTFIATVDCTGHGVPGAFMSMIGHSILNEIVNEKKVFKPSEILEQLNNQVRKALKQERQSKGKNDKANDDGMDVAFCRLEYKENHTEVAFTGAKRPFIYTLPNESNEKEAFYLRGDNKTIGGVRNKLTKKFRTQFIDLPKGAMIYLTTDGYADQNNTKQEKFGTPRLLRFLQEIANLKLSEQKTRMEQTLNLHQRGEEQRDDISMIGIRV from the coding sequence ATGGAGCAGTTAGAAGAGCAGTTTCAAAATGCAAATTCGGATAGTGTAAAAGCACACCTCAAAAATCAAATGGCAAAAATTGAGATTGAGAGCAAAAATTATGAGCGTGGTCTTTTGCATGCTCAGCAAGGTTTTAGTTCTGCTCTTCAAGCAAATGCACAAACTGAACTGACAACAAGTATTATTTATTTTGCTCATATTTATAGAGGTAAAAATCAGTTTACAAGTAGTTTGCGTTGGTACTTGCAAGCTCTCAAAAACATAGAAAAAACAGGAAATAGAAAGTTATTAGCAGAAACTTATCAAGAAATAGGAGAGTTTTATCAAGAACAAGAAGTAGCAGGAAAAGCATTAGAATACTTAACAAAATCAAATGAAATTTATGAAGAAATGGGAGAAACTGTACACCCAAAACTTCTTTCTGATATTGCTTATGCTCATCTTCAAATCAAAAATTATGACCAATCTTTAGCTTATTATATAGCTGTTTTAGAAATTTATAATTCTCAAAATGATACAGAAGGTAAATTAGAAACACTTCGAAACCTTACTGACCTTTACAAAATAAAAGGTGATTATCAGAAAGCATTAGACTATAATAAACAAGTTTTGGCTATTCATAAATCCAAAAAAGATAATAATGGAACAGCCGTAGCTTTAAATAATGTTGGTTTTTTGAATAAATTTCTAGGAGATTATGATAAATCATTAGAAAATTTTAAGCAATCTTTATCTTTTAATCCTGCTAAAAAACCTAATACAACAACACTTACAAATATTGGTGTAATTTATCAAGTCAAGGGAGATTATACCAACTCTTTAAACTATTTTACACAAGCATTAGAAGCAGCTAAGAAAAATGGAAATGCTGATGAAGTTGCACAGGTTTATAATTATTTAGCAGCTATTTATTTGTTGCGTAGAGATTTTCAGAATGCTCGTGCCTATACAGCAGAAGCCATAAAATTAGCTAAGGCAAATAAAAACTCCAAAGTTTTGACGAAAAGTTATCGTACAATGTCAGAAATTTATCAGCATCAGAATGATTATAGGAATGCTTATTCGTATTATGGGCAATATGCTGTTGTTCGTGATTCGGTTTCTCAAACTGAAAAACAAGAATTACAAAAATCATTACAAAGACAAATTGCTTTTGAAAAGAATGAAAAAGAACTTAAATTACTTTTGATAGATGAAGAAATTCAAGACCTTGCTTCCAAGAAAAAGCAATTAGAAACCGATAAAAGACTACAAAATCTTGAGTTAGAATTACAAGACAAAAAAATACAAGAAACGACTTTACAGAATATTCATTTAGAACGTCAGAAAACACAACAAGCACTTTTACTTACTCAACAACAGCTTGAAAGTGAGAAAAAAGAACAAGCCATAAAAGATTTAGAAAGAGAACAAGAACTAAAAGACCTTGCTCTTAAACAAGAAATTTTGGAAAAAGGAAAGCAGAAAGAAGAAATTAAAAGTCTTGAGCTGGAAAATCAATTAAAAGCTGAACAAATTGCGACAAAGGAACTTGCTGAGAAAGAAGAAAAATTATTGCGTTATATTCTTTATGGTGCGATTGCTCTAGCTTTAGTTATTGGTTTGATTATTCTTTTTGCATTCTTTCAAAAACAAAAAGCAAATAAACTTTTGTCGGAACAAAATGTACGAATTACAAAACAGAAAGACCAAATTAGTACACAAAATCAAGCTTTAGAGGAGCAAAAACAAGAAATTTTGAGTCAAAATGAAGAGTTAGAACAAAATCAAGAAGAAATACTAAGTCAGAGAGATTATATAGAAAAGAAAAACTCTGAACTTGAGGAGCAAGCTATTATTTTAGTAGAAAAAAACAATGAGGTAGAGGAGTCTTATCAAAATCTAAATACACTTTCTGATATTGGTAGAGAAATTACAGCATCACTTCATGTAGAAGATATTTCTCAAACTCTCTATGAAAAAGTAAATCAACTTATGCCAGCCGAAGCCTTTGGAGTCGGTATTTATGAAGCTGCCGAAAAGCGTATAAAATTTAAAGGATTTATAGAAAAAGGAAGCGTTTTGCCAGATCACTTTGATGCTGTAAATAATAAAAATTACTTCTCTGTACAATGCCTTGGCAAACAAGAAACCATTTTAATTAATAATTTAGAAAAAGAATATCCAAAAAAATATGAAGCTGCAAAAAATATAATTGGAGGGTTACCCAAATCATTGATTTATATTCCTTTGTCGGTAGATAATTACCCTATTGGAGTCATTACGGTTCAGAGTTTTGAGAAAAATGCCTATGATGAGAAAAAAGTCGCTCTTTTGAGTTCGCTTGCTTCTTATACAGCTATTGCTATCGATAATGCAAAAGCGTATAATACTATCCAAAATAAAAATAGAAATATTACAGATTCGATTCGTTATGCTCAAACAATTCAACAAGCTGTTTTGCCTAGTCATGAAAGAATGAGTCAGTATTTGGCTGATTATTTTGTTCTTTTTCGTCCTAAAGACATTGTTTCGGGAGATTTTTATTGGTTTTCACATATTGATAATTATACTTTTATTGCGACAGTTGATTGTACAGGACATGGCGTTCCGGGGGCATTTATGTCTATGATTGGACATTCGATTCTAAATGAAATTGTCAATGAGAAAAAAGTATTTAAACCAAGTGAGATTTTAGAACAGTTAAATAATCAAGTTCGAAAAGCCTTAAAACAAGAACGTCAATCAAAAGGTAAAAATGATAAAGCTAATGATGATGGAATGGATGTTGCATTTTGTAGACTAGAATACAAAGAAAACCATACAGAAGTAGCTTTCACAGGTGCAAAACGACCATTTATTTATACTCTACCTAATGAATCAAATGAAAAAGAAGCATTTTATTTACGTGGGGATAATAAAACCATTGGAGGAGTCAGGAATAAATTGACTAAAAAATTTAGAACTCAATTTATAGACTTGCCAAAAGGAGCAATGATTTATCTTACTACCGATGGTTATGCAGACCAAAATAATACTAAACAAGAAAAATTTGGTACACCAAGACTACTCAGGTTTTTACAAGAAATAGCCAACCTTAAATTATCTGAACAAAAAACTAGAATGGAACAAACTTTAAACTTGCATCAACGAGGAGAAGAGCAACGAGATGATATTAGTATGATAGGAATAAGAGTTTAG